In Oryza sativa Japonica Group chromosome 2, ASM3414082v1, the following are encoded in one genomic region:
- the LOC4330894 gene encoding metal tolerance protein 3: protein MDGDDRRTPLLGGEGGSTRPPSLRRRDSARSLRSTFLSRLPDKVRGGGDPERPAADVDLTRAKGLSQGEKEYYEKQLATLKIFEEVEALCMPGEFESDAEVLELEDKEQKQSESAMKISNYANIILLVFKVYATIKTGSMAIAASTLDSLLDFLAGGILYFTHLTMKSVNIYKYPIGKLRVQPVGIIVFAAIMATLGFQVLIQAIEQLVENKAGEKMTPEQLIWLYSIMLSATVVKLALYIYCRSSGNSIVQAYAKDHYFDVVTNVVGLVAAVLGDKFFWWIDPVGAVLLAVYTIVNWSGTVYENAVTLVGQCAPSDMLQKLTYLAMKHDPRVRRVDTVRAYSFGALYFVEVDIELSEDMRLGEAHSIGESLQDKIEKLPEVERAFVHVDFESTHKPEHRVRSRLPSTEP from the exons atggacggcgacgaccggcggacCCCGCTGctgggcggcgagggcggcagcACCCGCCCGCCGTCGCTGCGGCGCCGCGACTCGGCGCGCTCGCTGCGGAGCACCTTCCTGTCGCGGCTGCCCGACaaggtgcgcggcggcggcgaccccgagcgccccgccgccgacgtcgacctCACCCGCGCCAAAGGCCTCTCCCAAG GTGAAAAGGAGTACTATGAGAAGCAGTTGGCTACACTGAAAATCttcgaggaggtggaggcgctgTGCATGCCCGGCGAATTCGAGTCGGATGCCGAGGTGCTCGAGCTCGAGGACAAGGAGCAGAAGCAGAGCGAGTCCGCCATGAAGATATCAAACTACGCCAATATCATCCTCTTGGTTTTCAAG GTTTATGCCACGATCAAGACGGGCTCCATGGCGATTGCTGCATCCACGCTTGATTCCTTGCTGGATTTCTTGGCTGGGGGTATCCTTTATTTCACACATCTTACAATGAAGAGTGTGAACATTTACAAGTATCCGATCGGGAAATTGCGTGTTCAGCCTGTTGGGATCATCGTCTTCGCGGCCATCATGGCCACTCTAG GTTTCCAAGTCTTGATCCAAGCTATTGAACAACTGGTGGAGAACAAGGCGGGAGAGAAGATGACACCGGAGCAGTTGATATGGTTGTACTCGATCATGCTTTCAGCAACTGTGGTGAAACTTGCCCTCTACATATACTGCAGAAGCTCAGGGAATAGCATTGTCCAGGCATATGCAAAG GACCATTACTTCGATGTCGTAACCAATGTTGTTGGTTTAGTGGCTGCTGTGCTTGGAGATAAGTTCTTCTGGTGGATTGACCCAGTAGGGGCTGTGCTACTTGCTGTGTATACCATTGTGAATTGGTCTGGAACTGTATACGAAAATGCAG TTACACTGGTGGGTCAGTGTGCCCCTTCAGATATGCTGCAGAAACTGACATACCTCGCCATGAAGCACGATCCACGTGTGAGGCGGGTTGACACGGTTCGAGCTTACAGCTTTGGAGCTCTCTACTTTGTCGAG GTTGACATCGAGCTATCTGAGGATATGCGCTTGGGTGAGGCGCACTCCATTGGTGAATCGCTGCAGGACAAGATCGAGAAGCTTCCAGAAGTTGAGCGTGCTTTTGTTCATGTGGATTTTGAGAGCACTCATAAGCCGGAGCACAGGGTTCGGAGCAGATTGCCCTCTACTGAGCCTTGA
- the LOC4330895 gene encoding replication factor C subunit 3, with the protein MAGATAATPMDIDAAAPPPGAAAKGKAPLSSTPGGRAAPWVEKYRPQSLGDVAAHRDIVDTIDRLTNENRLPHLLLYGPPGTGKTSTILAVARKLYGSQYGNMILELNASDERGIDVVRQQIQDFASARSLSFGAKQSVKMVLLDEADAMTKDAQFALRRVIEKHTRSTRFALICNHVNKIIPALQSRCTRFRFAPLDGTHVRERLKHIIQSEGLDVDDGGLTALVRLSNGDMRKALNILQSTHMASKQITEEAVYLCTGNPMPKDIEQIAYWLLNESFSTSFKCISDMKMRKGLALVDIIREVTMFVFKIQMPSDVRIKLINDLADIEYRLSFACNDKLQLGALISTFTGARTAMVAAAH; encoded by the exons ATGgcgggagccaccgccgccactccgATGgacatcgacgccgccgcgccgccgccgggggcggCCGCCAAGGGCAAGGCGCCTCTctcctccactcccggcggtaGGGCCGCGCCCTGGGTCGAGAAGTACCGCCCCCAATCCCTCGGCGATGTCGCCGCCCACCGCGACatcgtcgacacca TTGATAGGCTTACAAATGAGAACAGGCTTCCACATTTGTTGCTTTATGGGCCTCCGGGCACTGGGAAAACATCGACAATACTGGCCGTTGCAAGGAAGTTGTATGGGTCACAGTATGGCAACATGATTCTTGAACTCAATGCATCAGATGAGCGTGGTATTGATGTTGTAAGGCAGCAAATCCAAGACTTCGCAAGTGCCCGCAGTCTCTCTTTCGG AGCAAAGCAATCTGTTAAGATGGTTCTATTGGATGAAGCAGATGCCATGACCAAGGATGCACAGTTTGCATTGCGAAGAG TCATTGAGAAGCATACAAGGAGCACAAGGTTTGCGCTGATATGCAACCATGTGAACAAAATCATTCCAGCACTGCAATCAAGGTGCACCAGGTTTAGATTTGCACCCCTTGATGGCACTCATGTTAGGGAACGTCTTAAACATATAATACAATCCGAGGG GCTTGATGTAGATGACGGTGGTTTGACAGCCCTTGTGCGGTTAAGTAATGGTGATATGAGGAAGGCTTTGAACATATTGCAG TCAACACACATGGCATCTAAGCAAATAACAGAGGAAGCTGTGTACCTTTGCACAGGAAACCCCATGCCGAAAGACATTGAACAGATAGCATACTGGTTGCTGAATGAATCATTTTCAACCAGCTTCAAAT GTATATCTGATATGAAGATGAGAAAAGGACTGGCCTTGGTTGATATCATACGGGAGGTCACTAT GTTTGTGTTCAAAATACAGATGCCATCTGATGTACGCATAAAGCTGATTAATGATCTGGCTGATATCGA GTACCGGCTAAGCTTTGCTTGCAATGACAAGTTACAGCTGGGGGCGCTGATATCAACTTTCACGGGTGCTCGCACGGCTATGGTTGCTGCTGCCCACTAA
- the LOC4330896 gene encoding uncharacterized LOC4330896: MASLGYYDDRGAPSSYRYDARQAADGAGTSFHLFIFLATASLLGAASLYSRCESAVESLFDQVRVVVVLSPLLLLLAMQYWAAAAGGGGRRSGLSSLLMAPLVGEHSGGGGGWYDQRRDGSSPWGVALALALVLLLISYQSCFQDWWFPLVNRRR, translated from the coding sequence ATGGCGAGCCTTGGCTACTACGACGACCGTGGCGCGCCGTCGTCCTACCGCTACGacgcgcggcaggcggcggacGGGGCGGGGACGTCGTTCCACCTCTTCATCTTCCTCGCCACCGCGTCGCTGCTCGGCGCCGCCTCGCTCTACTCGCGGTGCGAGTCCGCGGTGGAGAGCCTGTTCGACCAGGtccgggtcgtcgtcgtcctgtccccgctgctgctcctgctcgcGATGCAGTActgggcggcggccgcgggcggcggcgggcggcggtcggGGCTCTCGTCGCTGCTCATGGCGCCGCTGGTAGGGGagcacagcggcggcggcggcggctggtacGACCAGCGCCGCGACGGCTCCTCGCCGTGGGGCGTCGCGCTGGCGCTGGCGCTCGTGCTGCTGCTCATCTCCTACCAGTCTTGCTTCCAAGATTGGTGGTTCCCGCTCGTCaaccgccgccggtga